The Acetomicrobium flavidum genome window below encodes:
- a CDS encoding GspE/PulE/PilB domain-containing protein, with protein sequence MHRALFVFLLYGWKQSLLSIPRIFVVNFINFCATLRALKLFGEHLLSGKPLVWDKTQHVYPTEEQLVTYRRQLGDILLQWKSLREEDLRAALHEQRESNKLLGEILMKHRLIDEDTLFKALSEQLGLPLVSPHEINVAAIADVLPKKLCADYLVFPASIEKDGTLRVAVTRAVAQECLNEIKKHWTGPLKFCLMKESDMLNILGDLAHMEMSNQN encoded by the coding sequence TTGCACCGCGCATTGTTTGTCTTCTTGCTTTACGGTTGGAAGCAATCGCTTTTAAGCATACCACGAATTTTTGTGGTCAACTTTATAAATTTTTGCGCTACATTGAGGGCATTGAAGCTCTTCGGCGAGCATCTTTTATCGGGTAAGCCCCTGGTGTGGGATAAAACGCAGCACGTCTACCCGACCGAGGAACAGCTCGTCACCTACAGAAGACAATTGGGCGATATCCTATTGCAGTGGAAGTCCTTGCGGGAAGAGGACTTACGGGCTGCATTGCATGAGCAAAGGGAAAGCAACAAGTTATTGGGAGAAATATTGATGAAGCACAGGCTGATCGACGAGGATACCCTTTTTAAGGCGCTCTCCGAACAGTTGGGGTTGCCGTTGGTATCCCCCCATGAGATCAATGTGGCAGCGATAGCAGATGTATTGCCCAAGAAGTTATGCGCCGATTATCTCGTCTTTCCGGCCTCGATCGAGAAGGATGGGACGCTTCGGGTTGCCGTCACCAGGGCTGTTGCGCAGGAATGCCTGAACGAAATAAAGAAGCACTGGACGGGGCCACTAAAGTTTTGCCTGATGAAGGAAAGCGATATGCTCAATATACTGGGTGATCTTGCTCACATGGAAATGAGCAATCAAAACTAA
- a CDS encoding NfrA family protein, with the protein MRRAERHLIAPCICIHGKDMLRLLAVFAFALFFLLPDIFTHAHASTPSAYDLYEAGRTEEAKGLAEELLKKDPKNHSLRMLYAEILRKEGKPLEAREQVTRAILGGLRNGYTHSTRGYLSLELGDPQGAFEDFERALEFDDLSEDARENVRLSLVNLSIELNDAGKALKYMANHDDPKVFYGVARLVSNTVSGSGLRSYMDRLSSMAQSDSQRAEVLWALGEHEKAQGNLEAAAKLMSEAMSLYPRSATQYRLLSLAYLFVDLDEDDMAAKLFDEALSDNCGASPEALADAAYAFKGAGNNRKSMHYFTRSIKAYRNRGENDEESKGWIYSLRRENSNLERRWGMYTSYFYQENGYPGYILGRTVSGGETQQMWQEIYYQMINDNGRQLSMYVSYGLTLSAENDNEGWDTGMYVLGIRYKPMGDANLNIALERHWKQDEPNDWQVRMGYSWDKGSDLNVTDPSWDYLFYYGEVAHLLDEGRTFGVVECRAGRSTRLGGERGKAVFTPHLFFRGDYDSDPIAFEGIDSSDEEWALSIGPGLMWRIWYREDDYHAPRSYLDIIFQYRFKLSDADRAEGLSIRITNAF; encoded by the coding sequence ATGAGAAGGGCAGAAAGACATCTTATTGCACCATGTATCTGCATTCACGGCAAGGATATGCTGAGGTTGCTTGCCGTTTTTGCCTTTGCGTTGTTTTTTTTATTGCCCGACATCTTTACGCATGCACATGCCTCCACGCCTTCTGCCTATGACCTTTACGAAGCGGGCAGGACAGAGGAAGCAAAGGGCCTTGCCGAAGAGCTTTTGAAGAAAGATCCCAAAAACCACTCCCTCAGAATGCTTTATGCGGAAATACTGAGGAAAGAGGGAAAGCCCCTGGAGGCAAGAGAGCAGGTCACCAGGGCAATTTTGGGAGGCCTGCGTAACGGCTATACCCATTCGACGCGGGGCTATTTGTCGCTTGAACTGGGCGATCCGCAAGGGGCGTTTGAGGATTTTGAAAGGGCCCTCGAGTTTGACGACCTTTCCGAGGATGCTCGAGAAAACGTGCGCTTGAGCCTGGTTAACCTCTCCATCGAGCTTAACGATGCCGGTAAGGCGTTAAAATATATGGCCAATCATGACGACCCGAAGGTGTTTTACGGCGTCGCACGGCTCGTCTCAAACACAGTGTCGGGCAGCGGGTTAAGAAGTTATATGGACAGGTTGTCCAGCATGGCCCAATCGGATTCGCAGAGGGCGGAAGTGCTATGGGCGCTTGGAGAACACGAAAAAGCTCAGGGCAACCTTGAGGCCGCGGCGAAGCTGATGTCGGAGGCCATGTCCCTGTACCCCCGGTCGGCTACCCAGTACAGGCTGCTTTCGCTTGCCTACCTCTTTGTAGACCTTGACGAGGACGACATGGCTGCAAAGCTCTTCGACGAGGCCTTGTCCGATAACTGCGGGGCGTCTCCCGAAGCCTTGGCCGATGCCGCCTACGCCTTCAAAGGCGCAGGCAACAACAGAAAGAGCATGCATTATTTTACGAGGAGCATCAAAGCGTACAGAAACCGCGGCGAAAATGACGAGGAATCGAAGGGCTGGATTTACTCCCTTCGGCGCGAGAACTCCAACTTGGAACGACGATGGGGCATGTACACATCTTATTTTTACCAGGAGAACGGATACCCCGGCTATATTTTGGGCAGGACCGTCTCCGGAGGCGAAACTCAACAGATGTGGCAGGAGATCTACTATCAGATGATAAACGACAATGGCAGGCAGTTGTCCATGTATGTGTCTTACGGGTTGACCTTGAGCGCCGAAAACGACAATGAAGGTTGGGATACGGGGATGTACGTTCTGGGCATCAGGTACAAGCCTATGGGCGACGCAAACTTGAACATCGCCTTGGAAAGGCACTGGAAGCAGGACGAGCCTAACGACTGGCAGGTCCGCATGGGCTATTCATGGGACAAAGGGTCCGATTTGAACGTGACGGATCCCAGTTGGGATTATCTTTTTTATTACGGCGAGGTAGCCCACCTGTTGGATGAAGGGCGGACCTTTGGGGTGGTAGAGTGTAGGGCTGGCAGAAGCACGCGTTTGGGAGGGGAAAGGGGAAAGGCCGTCTTTACGCCTCACCTCTTTTTCCGCGGCGATTACGACAGCGATCCTATTGCCTTCGAGGGCATCGATTCATCCGATGAGGAATGGGCCTTGAGCATTGGCCCGGGCTTGATGTGGAGGATATGGTACAGGGAAGACGATTATCATGCGCCACGTTCGTACCTCGACATCATCTTTCAATACCGTTTCAAGCTAAGCGATGCGGATAGGGCTGAAGGCCTATCCATCAGGATAACCAATGCCTTTTGA
- a CDS encoding GspE/PulE family protein has protein sequence MTHESTLWHKKLQLGQILIEQDCIHAEQLEMALKEQSVTNLRLGEILVKNGWITEKNLIEAISKQTDLPFVSLSMFHPMKEAVDAIPENMARRLELVPLYIDENSRRIVLAVSDPFNILALDEIRMTTGMDVDIMIATLSDIKRAIDCFYSVKSSVEQALIEVVEEVKTEFDLSKDQEAGSIDDAPVVKLVNTVLGQAVEAGASDVHMEPFEAETRVRYRVDGVLFDMLTFPRHLHASVSSRIKIMSGMDIAEKRHPQDGRMFLRAAGRRIDIRVSSLPAIYGEKLVMRLLDQATAMVGLEKLGLDPEERVVLDKIIGAPYGIILVTGPTGSGKSTTLYSILQTLNSYDVNITTVEDPVEYTIAGVNQVQINEKAGLTYDTVLRSILRQDPDIILVGEMRDTETAQLAVRAALTGHLVLSTLHTNDAPSSIIRMVDMGIPPFLVSSSVVAVMAQRLVRKLCPRCKAPYELPQDVAESLGLDGFTTVYKPVGCDECRGTGYRGRTAIFEIMKMSERLKHAVMKNTSSDELGMIAIEEGITTLRASGTRKVIQGITSPHEVLSITLR, from the coding sequence ATGACTCACGAAAGTACACTATGGCATAAAAAACTCCAATTAGGCCAAATATTGATCGAGCAAGATTGTATTCATGCAGAACAACTTGAAATGGCCCTTAAGGAGCAAAGTGTTACTAATCTCCGCCTTGGCGAAATTCTCGTCAAAAATGGATGGATTACGGAGAAAAATTTGATCGAGGCCATCTCAAAACAGACGGACTTGCCCTTTGTCTCTCTATCCATGTTTCATCCTATGAAAGAGGCAGTTGATGCCATTCCCGAAAATATGGCAAGGAGGCTTGAATTAGTTCCTCTCTATATTGACGAAAATTCTCGCAGGATAGTCTTGGCTGTTTCAGATCCTTTCAATATATTGGCTCTTGATGAGATAAGGATGACAACAGGAATGGATGTTGACATAATGATAGCCACCCTTTCCGATATCAAACGTGCGATAGATTGTTTTTACAGCGTCAAGTCTAGCGTCGAGCAAGCTTTGATCGAGGTCGTCGAAGAAGTAAAAACGGAGTTCGATCTGTCGAAGGATCAAGAAGCAGGTTCTATCGACGATGCTCCCGTGGTAAAGCTTGTTAACACCGTATTGGGGCAGGCTGTCGAAGCAGGCGCATCCGATGTCCACATGGAACCCTTCGAAGCTGAGACACGGGTCAGATATAGGGTAGATGGAGTTTTATTTGATATGCTAACCTTTCCCAGACATCTTCACGCCTCTGTTTCGTCGCGCATAAAAATAATGTCTGGCATGGACATTGCTGAGAAGCGCCATCCTCAAGACGGGAGAATGTTCCTTCGCGCAGCGGGCAGGCGCATCGACATAAGGGTCTCGAGCCTTCCCGCCATTTACGGCGAAAAGCTGGTCATGCGCTTGCTCGATCAGGCCACGGCCATGGTGGGCCTGGAAAAGCTCGGGCTGGATCCCGAGGAGAGAGTGGTCCTGGACAAGATCATAGGGGCACCTTACGGCATCATATTGGTAACGGGGCCGACGGGGAGCGGAAAGTCGACCACCCTTTATTCAATACTGCAGACCCTTAACTCCTACGACGTGAACATCACGACGGTGGAGGACCCCGTCGAGTACACCATTGCGGGGGTCAACCAGGTGCAGATAAACGAAAAGGCGGGCCTTACCTACGATACTGTCTTAAGGTCCATTTTACGTCAGGATCCAGACATAATATTGGTAGGTGAAATGCGTGATACCGAGACGGCCCAATTAGCAGTGAGGGCGGCCCTCACGGGACACTTGGTGCTGTCGACGCTTCACACCAACGACGCCCCAAGCTCCATCATAAGGATGGTAGACATGGGAATTCCCCCCTTCCTCGTGTCCTCTTCCGTGGTCGCCGTGATGGCGCAGAGGCTGGTCAGAAAGCTATGCCCCCGCTGCAAGGCGCCCTACGAGCTGCCGCAGGACGTGGCCGAAAGCCTGGGTCTTGACGGCTTCACGACCGTCTACAAGCCCGTGGGCTGTGATGAATGCCGCGGCACGGGCTACAGGGGAAGGACGGCGATCTTTGAGATAATGAAAATGTCAGAAAGGCTGAAGCATGCCGTAATGAAGAACACTTCTTCAGATGAGCTCGGCATGATTGCCATAGAAGAAGGCATAACCACATTGCGCGCTTCAGGCACAAGAAAGGTAATACAGGGAATAACTAGCCCTCATGAAGTACTGTCGATAACATTGAGATGA
- a CDS encoding type IV pilus twitching motility protein PilT, giving the protein MSLRFEIQDLFSEASRRNASDIHISVNVPPIFRVDEQLRRIDHPPLSVEDVKMILSRLISDLQFKRFYSEKELDFSFNFPLGNGETIRFRGNCFFERGNIAIVLRLIPQEIRLIKNLLLPSQIQEVAKKRRGLFLVTGPSGHGKSTSLAAIIQEINLTRNCHIVTIEDPIEYMFTSVKSLIHQREIEVDAASFAEALKRTLRQDPDVIMIGEMRDLDTTRAAITAAETGHLVLSTLHTPDSSQSIDRILDIFPAYQQDQVKLQLANILIGVCSQQLIPLLEGGRIVATELMWAVPAVCNCIRERKIHGIKNIIQTGLDQGMHTMDQDLIRLVKEGKLPKDLAASYALERKEFNRMLYL; this is encoded by the coding sequence ATGTCACTACGGTTTGAAATCCAAGACCTGTTCTCAGAAGCCTCAAGGAGAAATGCGAGCGATATTCATATATCCGTAAATGTTCCTCCTATATTTCGTGTAGACGAACAGCTACGTCGCATCGATCATCCTCCGTTGTCGGTTGAGGATGTCAAGATGATATTATCCAGGCTGATCTCTGATCTTCAGTTTAAGCGTTTTTACAGCGAAAAGGAACTCGATTTCAGCTTTAATTTTCCTTTAGGCAATGGAGAAACCATTCGCTTTAGGGGAAATTGTTTCTTTGAGAGAGGCAATATTGCTATTGTCTTAAGGCTCATCCCACAAGAGATTCGCCTCATAAAAAATCTCCTCCTTCCATCTCAAATTCAGGAAGTGGCGAAAAAACGCCGAGGTCTTTTCCTCGTCACGGGCCCATCGGGACACGGTAAATCTACCAGCCTTGCGGCCATAATACAGGAGATAAATTTAACAAGGAACTGCCATATAGTAACCATAGAAGACCCAATCGAATATATGTTTACCTCGGTGAAATCACTGATACATCAGAGGGAAATAGAAGTGGACGCTGCAAGCTTTGCAGAAGCACTAAAAAGGACCTTGCGTCAGGACCCGGATGTCATAATGATAGGGGAGATGAGAGACCTGGATACGACAAGGGCCGCCATAACGGCAGCCGAAACAGGACATCTGGTATTGAGCACGCTTCATACCCCCGATAGTTCCCAAAGCATTGACAGGATTTTGGACATTTTCCCGGCTTATCAGCAGGACCAGGTTAAGCTGCAGCTGGCTAACATCTTGATAGGAGTCTGTTCACAACAACTCATTCCACTTTTGGAAGGCGGCAGAATAGTGGCGACGGAGTTGATGTGGGCTGTACCGGCAGTGTGCAATTGCATAAGGGAAAGGAAGATCCATGGCATAAAAAACATCATACAAACAGGGCTGGACCAGGGCATGCACACCATGGACCAGGACCTAATCCGTTTGGTAAAAGAGGGCAAACTGCCCAAAGATCTTGCTGCTTCTTACGCCTTGGAGCGGAAGGAATTTAACAGGATGCTTTATTTATAG
- a CDS encoding type II secretion system F family protein, producing the protein MAYSYRARSKEGKIIRGNLEACSEVEVIQWLKERSFYPIEIVKIRTSRGKILRDSLQIMPPVRLKDKAIFFRQLATMLQAGITLGSALDMIAKQTQNYRLSQAIRDIKIMVDKGASLHVAMATRKEFSNLMIAIARAGEEGGILESSLDRLATFLERQDELRKKILSASIYPAVVMCFALFVVLLLVTVIMPKFASVLANLNVQLPLPSKVILGFSIWLSCYWYLPLFIVLFLVLGIYILSRRKETKARLDALRLGLPLFGDIWKKTVLVRTFRTFAALVQAGVPILSALEMTGGVSGSVLVEDAFAQLADQAKRGVSLGEAAKKIAIIPPLPTYMMAIGEQTGRLEIMVDKVADWFEFELDEKIKWLTSILEPLLIVSVGGVVALVVFAVFMPIIGSIQGLLNGF; encoded by the coding sequence ATGGCTTACAGCTACAGAGCAAGGAGTAAAGAAGGAAAGATAATTAGGGGAAATCTTGAAGCCTGTTCCGAAGTTGAAGTTATTCAGTGGTTGAAAGAAAGATCATTTTATCCCATAGAAATCGTGAAGATTAGGACATCAAGGGGTAAGATTCTAAGGGATAGCCTGCAAATCATGCCACCTGTAAGGCTGAAGGATAAGGCCATATTTTTTCGACAGTTGGCCACTATGCTTCAGGCAGGCATTACCTTGGGCAGCGCCTTGGACATGATAGCAAAACAGACTCAAAACTATCGCTTATCCCAAGCCATAAGGGATATAAAGATAATGGTCGACAAGGGCGCATCCCTACACGTTGCTATGGCCACAAGAAAGGAATTTTCAAATCTCATGATTGCTATAGCTAGGGCCGGGGAGGAGGGGGGGATATTAGAGTCAAGCTTAGACAGGCTTGCAACCTTCCTAGAACGCCAGGATGAGCTGAGGAAAAAGATCCTGTCTGCCTCGATCTATCCGGCTGTGGTTATGTGCTTTGCCCTTTTCGTCGTATTGTTGTTAGTCACGGTGATAATGCCGAAGTTCGCCAGTGTCCTTGCGAACTTAAACGTCCAGCTCCCCTTGCCCTCCAAGGTTATTTTGGGTTTTTCCATATGGTTGAGCTGTTACTGGTATTTGCCTCTATTTATAGTTTTGTTTTTGGTTTTGGGAATATACATCCTTTCGAGAAGAAAAGAGACTAAGGCAAGGCTCGATGCTTTAAGGCTAGGGCTACCCCTTTTCGGTGATATATGGAAAAAGACAGTACTAGTCAGGACGTTTAGGACATTTGCTGCCCTTGTCCAAGCAGGTGTTCCTATTCTTTCGGCCTTAGAAATGACGGGAGGTGTTTCGGGAAGTGTCCTCGTCGAAGATGCCTTTGCACAACTGGCCGACCAGGCAAAAAGAGGTGTTTCTCTTGGTGAAGCGGCAAAAAAGATAGCAATTATACCCCCACTACCCACCTACATGATGGCCATAGGCGAGCAGACGGGCAGGCTTGAGATAATGGTGGATAAGGTGGCTGATTGGTTTGAGTTTGAGCTTGATGAAAAGATTAAATGGCTTACGTCTATACTTGAACCCCTGCTTATAGTCTCTGTAGGCGGAGTGGTGGCCTTGGTTGTGTTTGCCGTATTCATGCCCATAATTGGTTCAATTCAGGGTTTACTAAATGGTTTTTAG
- a CDS encoding type II secretion system protein, with product MNSNVIRKFKKSRSKEGFTLVEILVVMIIIGILASGMALVAGGSRDIAEATRIASDLKNAKVAAMMWVVDDPNGANVNTWKSEAHTYLDRYLDKPISTNDNYKFETITLNDRDVWLLGYNLSGVREGVIKKLAEQAESVGLFEKVETNNAQSLATFKGGDDSNKVIYVIVQ from the coding sequence TTGAACAGCAATGTCATAAGAAAGTTTAAAAAAAGCAGATCAAAAGAAGGTTTTACTCTTGTTGAAATTTTGGTTGTCATGATAATCATTGGAATATTAGCTAGTGGGATGGCTCTAGTAGCTGGAGGAAGCAGAGATATTGCCGAAGCAACGAGAATAGCGAGTGATCTTAAAAATGCAAAGGTGGCAGCTATGATGTGGGTCGTTGATGATCCAAATGGAGCTAACGTCAATACTTGGAAGAGTGAAGCTCATACCTATCTCGATAGATATCTTGATAAACCGATATCTACTAACGATAATTATAAATTTGAAACAATTACGCTCAATGATAGGGATGTTTGGTTATTAGGATATAACTTATCTGGCGTAAGAGAGGGCGTGATAAAGAAGTTAGCTGAGCAAGCGGAATCTGTGGGTCTATTTGAAAAAGTTGAGACCAATAACGCTCAGTCGCTTGCTACCTTCAAAGGTGGGGATGATAGCAACAAAGTGATCTATGTAATTGTCCAATAG
- a CDS encoding type IV pilus modification PilV family protein, which translates to MTRRGFSLIEALVAMIFILVALIPMTAMSAAINKLYTTSAARERAMLLALQKLDELEAERSTELFGGSQIVDCYNMTWTIGNPLHGLREVKLTITWDDGHSKLEIIRQVSTGADNIST; encoded by the coding sequence ATGACACGGCGCGGTTTTTCGCTGATAGAAGCTTTGGTGGCGATGATCTTTATCCTTGTCGCGCTGATACCAATGACAGCCATGTCTGCAGCAATAAATAAGCTTTATACAACTTCGGCCGCTAGGGAACGAGCCATGTTGCTTGCCTTGCAAAAGTTAGATGAGCTTGAGGCAGAAAGGTCAACCGAGTTATTCGGCGGATCTCAAATAGTGGATTGCTATAACATGACCTGGACTATTGGAAATCCACTACATGGACTTAGGGAAGTCAAGCTTACTATTACCTGGGACGATGGGCATAGCAAGCTTGAGATCATAAGACAGGTGAGTACTGGTGCAGACAACATCTCAACTTAG
- a CDS encoding PilW family protein translates to MQTTSQLRLRKGFVLVEVLASIVIASIVGISVAELVSLFLKQLDQVTDLVTARQRGEMILSQLELPVLRAGLFMPNTPDVFISTFKVGSMDLVKGALQKVVVGWNKPVFLCEAVDGKETKYFKKMGIVYSLDSSIGILTERDVEAGQEVSLKLSSPCPGDQLRAATTLIGTDCWVTFSGCETPYLIKAINNVNKSLTVMASRRDLIPLFSELQYVRALCAYVDFPGGASPSFCLQDVTRGSAQPIADSISQVLFSFDEYSKILSVYLLIRGNHRFSRQITQGDVSGWPINDTITDEDRHYRLIAMAASWRVRNWLEERQ, encoded by the coding sequence GTGCAGACAACATCTCAACTTAGATTGCGCAAGGGTTTTGTGCTAGTTGAAGTACTTGCGTCTATCGTCATTGCGTCTATTGTTGGCATCTCTGTAGCGGAGCTTGTTTCGCTCTTTCTCAAACAGCTAGATCAGGTAACAGACCTTGTAACGGCTCGTCAACGCGGAGAAATGATTTTATCTCAATTGGAGCTACCTGTGCTTCGTGCAGGTTTGTTCATGCCAAATACTCCTGATGTCTTTATCTCAACATTTAAAGTTGGTTCGATGGATTTGGTTAAAGGCGCCCTGCAAAAGGTCGTTGTAGGCTGGAACAAGCCTGTCTTTTTATGTGAAGCAGTTGATGGGAAGGAGACAAAATATTTCAAAAAAATGGGCATCGTTTACTCTTTAGATTCGAGCATCGGAATATTGACCGAACGCGATGTTGAGGCGGGACAAGAGGTTTCCCTTAAATTGTCCTCACCATGTCCAGGTGATCAATTGAGGGCAGCAACCACTTTGATAGGCACTGACTGCTGGGTTACATTTTCAGGTTGCGAGACACCCTATCTCATTAAGGCCATAAATAATGTTAATAAAAGCTTAACCGTTATGGCGTCCCGTAGAGATTTGATACCACTTTTCTCGGAGCTTCAATATGTCCGGGCTTTGTGTGCCTATGTTGATTTCCCCGGCGGGGCATCTCCAAGTTTTTGCCTCCAGGATGTAACGCGTGGTTCTGCACAACCCATAGCAGACAGCATATCTCAAGTGCTTTTTTCTTTTGATGAGTATAGCAAGATATTGTCGGTTTATTTGTTAATCAGAGGAAATCATAGATTTTCGAGGCAGATCACACAGGGCGATGTCAGCGGTTGGCCTATTAATGACACTATAACTGATGAGGATAGGCATTATAGATTGATTGCTATGGCTGCCTCCTGGAGGGTTAGAAACTGGCTCGAAGAAAGGCAGTAG
- a CDS encoding PilN domain-containing protein, which translates to MVNVDLRPNEIKVVEGKKIDLSRVIALTLIVVFVVVSCFVIIYDFFIMKRLATERQILEADTKKLILENKKLDSYLAEVDAQLDLYENALTLLKEDILSIEFLTALVAALPDNVWLTGLKVVSGRADVNGYAFAENDIAAFALKLLNVNVVRSISPLVTSKGEERNLEVQGHTTVKFNFSCILEDLVSIQDPVKGAEGDEDKH; encoded by the coding sequence ATGGTAAATGTCGATCTAAGGCCGAACGAAATCAAGGTGGTCGAAGGAAAGAAGATTGACCTTTCAAGGGTTATTGCTTTGACGTTAATTGTTGTATTTGTGGTCGTATCGTGTTTTGTAATCATCTATGACTTTTTTATTATGAAGAGACTTGCAACGGAAAGGCAAATCCTTGAAGCCGATACAAAAAAGCTGATCCTCGAGAATAAGAAGTTGGATAGCTATCTAGCGGAAGTTGACGCACAGTTGGACCTTTATGAGAACGCTCTGACTCTGCTGAAAGAAGATATCCTTTCCATTGAATTTCTTACTGCTCTTGTGGCTGCATTGCCAGATAATGTATGGCTTACAGGTTTGAAAGTTGTTTCGGGAAGAGCTGACGTAAATGGTTATGCCTTTGCCGAAAACGATATAGCTGCCTTTGCTTTAAAGCTTCTTAATGTAAATGTAGTTAGATCTATAAGTCCCTTGGTGACTTCAAAGGGGGAAGAGAGGAACTTAGAAGTTCAAGGGCATACTACAGTAAAGTTCAACTTTTCTTGCATTTTAGAAGACCTTGTTTCAATTCAGGATCCTGTCAAGGGAGCTGAAGGCGATGAAGATAAGCACTAA
- a CDS encoding secretin N-terminal domain-containing protein, with translation MGRNEHGIGVIGVMMMKKIALIVAAMLFCFAVASFMSGQAFAQTSSSTTAADDKNGKLAENAAVFGGIVIHQAGSNLLLIEIKGVNLPAPKITTSDSGHMVFFFEGASIPAERWTRSYAFPLLNGVEVVNVEGGLELRLFTTQLLEVKEMTGTPPAPLYRLQLRVPGQEVSELPKKEENPFPLALQTGPKDPMSITSPVTLELRDTELKDLLRLLAKFMKLNVIIDPSVPPNTVTLSVKDAPLREVLSYVMRMNNLNYAVMGNTVIFGTPESLGKSLGMEQTRSFKIAYADPKQVPTILQSMVGATNVTVDERLRTVYVTGRPDNLRDAEYLLQRIDHPGRQVMLQARLIEVRDTGRKELESIIDAVYKHWWFSYGAGGGSIGYANASEPDKFDPDDDRPTSPQDVGLVDITNGTLRLLDVGIRNLVESNKADILASPSVVTVDGQKASIALTTNVKYISERDDAGNPIYNEERVGPKLDFTPVVGRDNTVTINVTISTGEVVEWRSGGMGEEVPVTSSRDVTTMVRVKNGEPFVIGGLFDKKKTDTVSRVPVLSDIPLLGEIFKTRTKRDEESEVVTVVVPYILDVPDTAIEMSELGSLSPGVTKK, from the coding sequence ATGGGCAGGAACGAGCATGGAATTGGGGTTATAGGCGTTATGATGATGAAAAAAATTGCTCTGATAGTCGCTGCCATGCTTTTCTGTTTTGCTGTCGCTAGCTTCATGTCAGGGCAGGCCTTTGCCCAAACGTCCTCGAGCACGACTGCAGCCGACGATAAAAACGGGAAGCTTGCCGAAAATGCGGCTGTATTTGGAGGAATCGTGATCCATCAGGCAGGGTCGAATTTGCTTTTGATCGAGATAAAGGGGGTCAATTTGCCCGCTCCGAAGATAACGACTTCCGACTCGGGCCACATGGTATTTTTCTTCGAGGGAGCTTCCATACCGGCCGAGAGGTGGACGAGAAGCTACGCATTTCCCCTTTTAAACGGGGTTGAAGTGGTCAACGTGGAAGGCGGGCTTGAGCTGCGGCTTTTTACCACCCAGCTTCTCGAGGTGAAGGAGATGACGGGCACGCCTCCTGCGCCTCTTTACAGGTTGCAGCTTAGGGTTCCCGGCCAGGAAGTGAGCGAGCTTCCCAAGAAAGAGGAAAATCCCTTTCCCTTGGCGCTCCAGACAGGCCCGAAGGATCCCATGTCCATCACGTCGCCGGTGACGCTTGAGCTTAGGGATACGGAGCTTAAGGACCTCTTGAGGCTGCTTGCGAAGTTCATGAAATTGAACGTGATAATAGATCCGTCCGTGCCGCCAAACACCGTCACGCTGAGCGTAAAGGACGCTCCGCTTCGCGAGGTCCTGTCCTACGTCATGCGGATGAACAACTTGAATTACGCCGTCATGGGAAACACTGTGATCTTTGGTACCCCCGAAAGCCTTGGCAAGTCGCTGGGGATGGAGCAGACGAGGTCCTTTAAGATCGCCTATGCCGATCCTAAGCAAGTCCCAACGATCCTTCAAAGCATGGTCGGGGCCACTAACGTTACAGTTGACGAGAGGCTCAGGACCGTGTACGTGACGGGAAGGCCGGACAACTTGCGGGATGCCGAATATTTGCTTCAAAGGATAGACCATCCCGGACGTCAGGTCATGCTTCAGGCTCGCCTTATTGAAGTGAGGGACACAGGCAGGAAGGAGCTTGAAAGCATCATCGATGCCGTCTACAAGCACTGGTGGTTTTCCTACGGGGCGGGCGGCGGCTCCATAGGCTATGCCAATGCGAGCGAACCCGACAAGTTCGATCCCGACGACGACAGGCCGACCTCGCCTCAGGACGTAGGCCTCGTTGACATAACCAACGGCACGCTCAGGCTTTTGGATGTTGGCATAAGAAACCTGGTCGAATCCAACAAGGCAGATATTTTGGCAAGCCCTTCGGTCGTTACCGTGGACGGGCAGAAGGCCTCGATCGCGTTGACCACCAACGTCAAATACATATCCGAACGCGACGATGCTGGTAACCCGATATACAACGAGGAGCGAGTTGGTCCTAAGCTCGATTTTACTCCCGTCGTGGGCAGGGACAACACGGTCACCATAAACGTAACCATCTCGACCGGCGAAGTGGTGGAGTGGAGGTCGGGAGGCATGGGAGAGGAAGTCCCCGTCACGAGCTCCCGCGACGTCACCACCATGGTCAGGGTGAAAAATGGCGAGCCCTTCGTGATTGGCGGCCTTTTCGACAAGAAAAAGACCGACACGGTTTCCAGAGTTCCTGTACTGTCCGATATTCCTCTGCTGGGGGAGATATTTAAGACCCGCACGAAGCGCGACGAGGAATCTGAGGTCGTCACTGTCGTGGTGCCATACATCCTTGACGTTCCGGATACCGCCATAGAGATGAGCGAGCTTGGAAGCTTGAGCCCGGGTGTCACAAAGAAGTGA